One stretch of Dokdonia sp. Hel_I_53 DNA includes these proteins:
- a CDS encoding NUDIX hydrolase: MYKVFVNDIPIILSTEKVIGKRYKSIPIETVKIKKLIKKLYKGEQLYINLYHTDEEELFRQLRKKLKVVIAGGGLVYNDNKEILFIHRNGRWDLPKGKIEKKEDIEDCALREVEEETGVAGLTIKKPLKITYHVFKRNGKFCLKETFWFEMHTSSTAALVPQKKEGIKKAKWLNFEKSQKALDKSYENIKMIFPKEYLIKHPNDRVA; the protein is encoded by the coding sequence GTTATAGGGAAACGTTATAAATCAATACCTATTGAAACAGTTAAGATCAAAAAATTGATCAAAAAACTCTATAAGGGTGAGCAATTATATATTAATTTGTATCACACTGATGAAGAAGAACTTTTTAGGCAACTACGAAAAAAACTAAAAGTTGTAATTGCAGGCGGCGGCCTTGTTTATAACGACAATAAGGAAATACTTTTCATACATCGTAACGGACGTTGGGATTTACCAAAGGGCAAAATAGAAAAGAAGGAAGACATAGAAGATTGTGCTTTGCGAGAGGTAGAGGAGGAGACAGGTGTAGCCGGGCTTACAATTAAAAAACCCTTAAAAATAACTTATCACGTTTTTAAACGTAACGGTAAGTTTTGTCTTAAGGAGACTTTTTGGTTTGAAATGCATACAAGCTCTACAGCAGCGCTCGTACCTCAAAAGAAGGAAGGTATCAAAAAAGCAAAATGGCTTAATTTTGAAAAATCACAAAAGGCCCTAGATAAATCTTATGAAAATATAAAAATGATTTTCCCAAAGGAATACTTAATTAAGCATCCTAACGATAGGGTAGCGTAG